TATATGTTTATGACTTGCCCCCAGACTTCAACAGTCTTCTTCTGGAGGTTAGAACAATTTCTTCCTGCCACATCCTATCCATTCACTTGGAGAGTAAAATTCTAATTCGTAATAGTTTCCTGGGTATTATAGGGACGTCATTTTAAACTAGAATGCATAAACAGAATCTATGATCCAAGAAATGCTACAGTATGGACTGACCAGCTGTATGGTGCACAGGTATCATTTGACTATAAGTGACTCCAACTAAGAAATTGAATGTTTGGGCAGACCTTGATTAACTatccttatattttttttgtagatgGCACTCTATGAAAGTATGTTAGCTAGTCCTCATCGGACATTGAATGGAGAGGAAGCAGACTTTTTCTTTGTTCCAGTTCTCGATTCATGTATTATAACTCGTGCTGATGATGCTCCACACTTGAGCATGGAGGTATTGATGCATATTATTTTTCTGTATTgtttggtcaaacaaatcaccACTAGGATATAAATCTTGTTTTGTTGGAGTAATTCAACAGTTGAGAACCCATGCAATAAGTAGAGTTGTCTGGTTGTTGGCACGTTCACATTGTGTGCCGACATCAAGCTAAACCATGATTTCCATTTTGGGTACCAAAATGCCTTTTTTTTTACCAAGAAACACCTCTGTATGATTATCGATTCCTACCATTTTGAATCTTTTGTCAACCTTCTCCTGCTTGAAGTTGGGTGCTTTTTGACTACAATAAGACTTGCAGTCTGACATATACTGTTGAGTCCCAACATCAGTGGGCTTTAGGGTGCATGGACATCTTATATGGTCTTGGACAATCCTCTGCTCATAAGCTAGCTTTTAGGGTTGAGTTAGGCATGAGGTCCATTTATTTAACATAGTATCAAAGCTAGGTCCAGCCTAATTTATGGTTTCATCCAATGTTAAGCCCCCTATCTTATATTGTCCACGCTCTAGATGTTAAGCCCTGGGCATGCGGGGTGGGGGTGTTGAGTTCCACATCGGTGGGCTTTAGGTTACATGGACTTGTTAAATGGTCTTGGACAATCCTCtcctcatgagctagctttgagggttgagttaggcccacTGTCTTTTTCTTTAACATATACCAATGGAGTCTACTTCTACTTTAGAGAATAGAGCTAGCTCTCAGTCTCGGATACTTTTCTATTGATTGCAAGATCTTATCTTCATCTTATATATATCTGTATACATATGTAGAATCTTAGAATGCTGTGGTTTCTGGATCCTAATACCATACATTTCATGAAACTACTTGTGTTTCTTATCACAATATAAATGCCTATATAATGGCTTGAAAATGTATTTAGGTTACACTTTTCTTATGATCAATTTCAGGAACAAATCTATGGTGGGTTGAGAAGTTCTCTGACACTTGAATTCTATAAAAAGGCTTACAATCATATTATCACACAGTATCCTTATTGGAGCCACTCATCTGGAAAGGATCACATCTGGGTATGTTTTCTATGAAGATGTCCACATATTAATATTAGAGAACAGTAATTAGAGATGCTTAAACTTCCATAAAGAGATAAAACAGTGTACAAGAAAAGAAGTTGTAGTACTTTTATGGTATTAATTTCACCGGACTCATCTTTTTTCTGAAGGCAGTTCTTCTCATGGGATGAAGGTGCTTGCTATGCTCCTAAAGAGATATGGAACAGCATTATGTTGGTCCATTGGGGTAATACAAACTCAAAGCATAACCATTCAACAACAGCATATTGGGGTGATAATTGGGATCCAATTTCCTCGGATAGAAGAGGAAACCACCCCTGTTTTGACCCAGATAAAGATCTCGTACTTCCTTCTTGGAAACGACCCGATGAAGGTTCTCTAAATGCTAAACATTGGTCCAGGTAGTTTTGCTTTTCAATTGTCATCCATGAAACACATATATTAGGTCTCTATCAAGCTATAGTTATTTTGAAATGCAGCAGTAGTtcagattttattttatattgaccaagaccaaatgtgttggaaaaatATGTGTGCAGACCTCGTGAGAAGAGGAAAACATTCTTCTATTTTAATGGAAATCTTGGACCAGCTTATGAAAATGGAAGACCAGAAGCTACGTAAGTGATCTGAAAGCTAATAAGATTTCGATTTCTACTGCAAGACATGAAGCACTCTATGTTCGAGAACCTAACCTCTGAATCTCTGACAGCTCACTCATCAACCATTATTGGTAGAAGAGAGCATGTTGGCCATTTGGATTGTCTGTTTACAAATCATCCTTAGCAGTTAGCACACAGCTTGTTTAGCAAAGTTAACATTAATTAGGCTGTTGGTGAAATCTGCAGGTATAGTATGGGCATAAGGCAAAAAGTGGCTGAAGAATTTGGATCAACCCTTAACAAGGAAGGTAAGCTTGGCAAGCAGCATGCAGAAGATGTGATAGTGACACCACTACGTGCTGGGAACTACCATGAGGAATTGGCAAGTTCTGTCTTTTGTGGGGTTATGCCTGGGGATGGTTGGAGCGGACGAATGGAAGATAGTGTTTTGCAAGGATGCATTCCTGTGGTGATTCAGGTACTTTATTATGTAATGCTTTATTCCGGAGGATTGTCAAGACAAGTGCTTTCATATGAAGCTTCGTGGATGCTATGTGTTGCTTTTGACTTATGGCCTTTTGAAGCTCTTGCATACTTGTGCCCTTTAATAGTGATTCATTTTtctgataaaaaaataatttcaaagctTGTGGAACGTACTTTTAATTCATTAGAATCTTTTTCAATCTATGCTTTTGGATTCTTTTCCTATGGTTTGCGTCACTGACTTCCATTTCTCTATGTTCAGGATGGGATATACCTACCATATGAGAATTTTCTCAACTATGAAAGTTTTGCAGTTAGGATACGTGAAGATGAAATACCCAATCTATTAAACATTCTTCGGGTAACTCTATGTTATCTTCAGTTCAATGTAGAAGTCTTTACTTCATTCATGGTTAGCTAGGATTGCTAAATAGTAAATTTACTTCTTGTAGAGTTTTAATGAGACAGAAATTGAATTCAAATTGGCAAATGTGAAGAAAATCTGGCAGAGATTTTTGTATCGCGATTCAGTTGTGCTTGAAGCTGAGAGGCAAAAGGCAGTGCGTGGGAGTGTTGAGGACTGGGGCCTAGTGTTTTCGCAGCTAGAGGAAGATGATGTCTTTGCCACATTCATACAGGTATATGTCGTGTTTTCTCTAATGGTTTTGTGTCTATAGATGTGTTAAAATAATAGAATTTTGAATCttaattatctgattaattgcaTAATTAGATCTGAGTTTGTTCTTCTGCAAATGATGCTGAGAGATATCTGACAACTTCAGACAAGGGGCATAAATGTTAATTCCTTTCCAGTTTGATCTGTTGGATATGAAGCAGAGACACAACTTATGATCTGAAAGTAATTCATCAAGAAAGAATCATTTGGAAGTAGTAAAGAAGTTTGAGTACTAccaaaagtaaaataatattgagACCGAGTGAATATACTATCTTAGTCTTAATATACTCATCTCACCATTATTAGCGTCCCCTCAAAGCCCTAACATCTTTTTATATTCCAGTAAGGTCTTTTTAACTGAGGGATTCTATTGAGTTTTTTCCTTTGCCAATTTGAGTTTGACTAAACCCTTTGACCATTCTCACAGTACGTTTTTGATTGAAAAGAACTTTGTTAGCTTCAAGCATGCGTCTTTTGTTTGGGAATGCTATTGAACGGTGTTTCCTTTATATCCTTAGGTTTTGCATTACAAGTTGCATAATGATCCTTGGAGACGACAACTTCTTCTGCAGAAAAAGGAATTTGGATTACCTAAAGAATGCTTGATTCGAACAAAGTGAGAAACTACTTTATACTTGGACCTGAAACAGGATTCATCACATGGAGGGTTTTGCTGTTGATTAAATGCATTGGAAATTGAGAGTGTATGCAGCTGCAGTAAGGCAAAAATTTTGGTCAGTATACCAATTTTGCGTCAGTATTTTCTGTGGAGGGACAACTTAAGGCAAAAGCATGTGTTCTGTTGTTCTTATTCAGGCCATATTTTATACATGTAAATGAGTTAGCTTCTCTAGGAACTATATTTTGTACAAGATCAAAATTAGGGTACATGTCTTACCCTTTGTTTCATGTTTATAGGGAAGTCATATATCTGATCGATTCACAAAGGAGAAAATAGTTAGTAAATGGAAGTTGTATGATGAGATTGATGTGAAATTTTTAGGTCATTATGTTGTCAAAGAAGTAGAAGATTGGTTCTGTATCCAATAAATTTCAAGTGGTGTTTGTGTAAATGAACCTTGTACCTtgtaaattttcaaatattatcctATCTTCAATTTATTTAGATTCAACAAAGAGCTAATGTTAGTTAAATCCAAAGGTAGGACTGTTGGGTCTGGTTTTGAGTCGGGGTTGGGTCTATGGTCTTGGGTCCCTAGACATGGCTAGGTCTTAGATCTCGAGTTACGGTCAAGTCTCGAGTCTAGTGTTACAAGTGTTGGGATGAAGTTGAGGGTTGAGACTTGCATCTTGGGTTTTGAGTCAGTATTGGGCCATGATAAGGTCTTGAGTTCGGACTAGGGTTGGATCAAGCGGGATTCGTGATTGTGAGTTAGATTTGAAGGCTTAAGTCATGATGGATGGTAGAGGAGGGGCAGATCTGAGTAAGAGGTGGGGTAGAGAAAGGtggaaaatttgaaaaaaattggatcaaattcggtgggtcatgacaaatttctTTTTTCAGTCCATTTTAGCCTCACTTATTTCTGTTCAAGTAATTTTTGGGTTGATTTTAGCCCAACATATTTGTTAATTCAGTCCATTTTAACTTGTTCAATTTCATTTAAGATCGTTCATTTGACATTCCTATCTAAAAGTGTTGGATTGAAATTCCACGATTTTGGGATTCAAATTAGTAACCTTCCTTGAGTTTTATCTCATTCACTCACTTGGACTAGAGGGACAACTTTGTCTATTCATGTGGAGATAATAATTTGactattcaaaattaaaatagaggAAAAACCCATCATTCTTTTGGTAATTaggagttttattatatttaactAATAGTACACACTTTTGACAAGTCTAGGGTACATAACATTGAGAAAGGAAGACAGTGAATCACAGAGTAACATTAAATTTCTAAAACAAGTATTACTACTATAAACATGGCTTAGATAGTTGGATATTTTATTACCTTCCCAAACCCATATTCCAATATCGGGATTCTGTCAAGATCTGATTGagtaacaattaaaataaaaactgAATTAATTGACTCAATTTTTTTGGGACATTTTCTCGATTTGTATTAAGTAATGAAAATCCTATTACATGGAAAACTAAGAAACATATTTGATATAAACTACTGAGCCTCCATTGATGAGTTAGACCTGTAGTACACAACAAGAGAAATTTAGAATagggagaaaaagaagaagagagcaaATAGAGGTGAGAAAGATATACATTCAATTTTTTCTTGTCTCACATGTTAGTGTTGGTAATTACAAATTTAGTAACCACCTTCGGTCGTTGTAGCAATATCACAACCCTAACTCATTCAATTATTTGTGATATCGATTGTTGATCGACATTAGTTATTCTTCTCTCTTTCCTTTATTTGACTTCGAATCTCACTTCCTACAtcaattaactaattaattcaaggcACACCATTCCTTCCTCCTTGAAAATATCATTGACCTGGATTAAGAGTTGAACTCTAGAAATTTGGCCTTGATGAAGTTGTAGTCCTCCCAAGTAGCATCTTCAGGAGAAAGGTTAGACCATTGTATCAACACTTTGACACCACTGCATTGTTCTTTCCCACCATCTGTCATTATAGGATAACTATTTGTTTGACTTGAAATTGGCTGACATCACCGCTGCtaggcaacatagtttggaaaACTACCATGCAGTCCACTTCTTCTTTAATAGGGAGACATGGAACATAGGGTGCACCTTAGTTTGAACAGGTAAGTCCAATCGTTAGGCCGCATTTCCAATTCCAGCAAACACTTTAAAGGGACCATAGTATTTAGAGCTCAACTTTGGGAGGCAATAAAAGTCTATCTATAAGGTTGAAGTTTGAGATACACCATGTATCCAACTTAAAATTCTCCAACAGTCCTCTTCTTATCAACATATAATTTTATCCTCTTTGAAGCCTCTCTCAAGTTATCTTATAAGAGTTGGTGTAGCTCTTGTCTTCTCATAACAATATCCTCAGTACTTGAATCCATGGTTTCAAGAAAGGGCCTTAAGGACATGTGAGGTTGAGAACAACCATATACATCCTCAAAAGGGTGCATTTCACACTAGTGTGGAAATTTTTGTTGTATTACCATGTAAATATAGATAACCCTTGCTTCTACTGTGCAGGCCTGCCTATTAACAATCATGTACCTTAGGTAGTTCCCTAGACTCCTATTCACCCTCTTAGTTTTCCCTTCACT
This sequence is a window from Solanum dulcamara chromosome 10, daSolDulc1.2, whole genome shotgun sequence. Protein-coding genes within it:
- the LOC129870475 gene encoding uncharacterized protein LOC129870475 isoform X2, which translates into the protein MSSSNQKRMCSWSTVAVVASIVTLVSVVHLFLYPIVPSFDYLRQFQNSCIPINTSNSSSHNNIISTEGSKINLGTSPTPIIDLNAKFPVDLHNAVIYRGAPWKEEVGRWLAGCDSNTSAVKVVEQIGGKTCRNDCSGQGICNRELGQCRCFHGFTGEECAERQELRCNYPGSKEQPFGHWVVSICPAYCDTTRAMCFCGEGTKYPNRPVAEACGFTINPPSKPGGAPVTDFTKADLDVFTTNGSKRGWCNVDPAEAYASKVLFKEECDCKYDGLWGRFCEVSVLSTCINQCSGHGLCRGGFCQCDSGWFGADCSAPSVLSPIREWPLWLRPAQVNVPENVNSKGNLVNLDAITEKKRPLIYVYDLPPDFNSLLLEGRHFKLECINRIYDPRNATVWTDQLYGAQMALYESMLASPHRTLNGEEADFFFVPVLDSCIITRADDAPHLSMEEQIYGGLRSSLTLEFYKKAYNHIITQYPYWSHSSGKDHIWFFSWDEGACYAPKEIWNSIMLVHWGNTNSKHNHSTTAYWGDNWDPISSDRRGNHPCFDPDKDLVLPSWKRPDEGSLNAKHWSRPREKRKTFFYFNGNLGPAYENGRPEATYSMGIRQKVAEEFGSTLNKEGKLGKQHAEDVIVTPLRAGNYHEELASSVFCGVMPGDGWSGRMEDSVLQGCIPVVIQDGIYLPYENFLNYESFAVRIREDEIPNLLNILRSFNETEIEFKLANVKKIWQRFLYRDSVVLEAERQKAVRGSVEDWGLVFSQLEEDDVFATFIQVLHYKLHNDPWRRQLLLQKKEFGLPKECLIRTK
- the LOC129870475 gene encoding uncharacterized protein LOC129870475 isoform X1, with product MEELCKCFTHRAIHLHSAKKGSFALTAIIKSRFEEKIMSSSNQKRMCSWSTVAVVASIVTLVSVVHLFLYPIVPSFDYLRQFQNSCIPINTSNSSSHNNIISTEGSKINLGTSPTPIIDLNAKFPVDLHNAVIYRGAPWKEEVGRWLAGCDSNTSAVKVVEQIGGKTCRNDCSGQGICNRELGQCRCFHGFTGEECAERQELRCNYPGSKEQPFGHWVVSICPAYCDTTRAMCFCGEGTKYPNRPVAEACGFTINPPSKPGGAPVTDFTKADLDVFTTNGSKRGWCNVDPAEAYASKVLFKEECDCKYDGLWGRFCEVSVLSTCINQCSGHGLCRGGFCQCDSGWFGADCSAPSVLSPIREWPLWLRPAQVNVPENVNSKGNLVNLDAITEKKRPLIYVYDLPPDFNSLLLEGRHFKLECINRIYDPRNATVWTDQLYGAQMALYESMLASPHRTLNGEEADFFFVPVLDSCIITRADDAPHLSMEEQIYGGLRSSLTLEFYKKAYNHIITQYPYWSHSSGKDHIWFFSWDEGACYAPKEIWNSIMLVHWGNTNSKHNHSTTAYWGDNWDPISSDRRGNHPCFDPDKDLVLPSWKRPDEGSLNAKHWSRPREKRKTFFYFNGNLGPAYENGRPEATYSMGIRQKVAEEFGSTLNKEGKLGKQHAEDVIVTPLRAGNYHEELASSVFCGVMPGDGWSGRMEDSVLQGCIPVVIQDGIYLPYENFLNYESFAVRIREDEIPNLLNILRSFNETEIEFKLANVKKIWQRFLYRDSVVLEAERQKAVRGSVEDWGLVFSQLEEDDVFATFIQVLHYKLHNDPWRRQLLLQKKEFGLPKECLIRTK